The DNA sequence GACCAATGACGGCGATCAGGACTACGGCGAGATCGACCTGCGGACGGCCATGGAGAAGTCCGCCAACTCCCCGTTCGTGCAGCTCGGCATGGACGTCGGTACGGACAAGGTCAAGGACGTCGCCGTCGCCTCCGGTCTGAAGGACGACGATTTCATGGCCGACGCGACCGTGCCCTCGTTCTCCATCGGCACCTCGTCGCCCAGCGCCATCCGCATGGCGGGCTCCTACGCCACCTTCGCCACGAGTGGCCAGCAGAACGACACGTACTCGGTGACCGAGGTGAAGCGGGAAGGCCTGACCGTCTTCAAGCACAAAAAGCGGCCCCAGCGCGCCTTCAGCCCGGTCATCGCCGACAACGTCACGGACGTGCTGAAGAACGTCGTGGAGAACGGAACAGGAAAGCCCGCCCGTCTGGAGGGCCGTGAGGCCGCGGGCAAGACCGGTACGACGGACGGCAACCGGTCCGCCTGGTTCGTCGGGTACACACCGCAGATCTCGACCGCCATCAGCATGTTCCGGTACGACGACGACGAGACGAACCAAGAGCGCGAGTTCTTGAAGATGTTCGGCACCGGTGGAGAGAAGAAGATCCACGGAGCCTCGTTCCCGGCCTCCATCTGGCACGACTACATGACCGGGGCGATGAAGGGCAAGAAGGCCATTTCCTTCCCGGAACCGAAGGACCTGGGCGATGTCGTGTGGGGCGGTGGCGCGAAGAGCCCCAGCCCGACGCCCAGTCCCACGCCTTCGCCGACGCCCTCCGAAGAGGAGAAGGAAGAGCCGCCGTCCCCGACGCCGACCCAGACCACCCCCAGTCCGACGCCGTCGCCGACCAGGAGCTGCAGCATCTGGGACCCGACCTGCCAGGAGGCCAACGGCGGGGCGAACGCCGGAGCGGATGGCGGAGGTGACAACTCCGGAGCCGACGCCGGGGGCGACAACACCGGAACCACCGACGGGGGCGACAACACCGGAACCACCGACGGCGGTGACAGCGGTGGCCCCCAGGGAGGGAACGGCAACCCCAACGGTGGCAACACCATCTGGGGCAACGGCGGATAGCCGGACCACGGGCCGGGCCTCTCAGAGGCCGGCCCACCGCAGCGGCGAGGGCCGCCGTACCCACCCGGGTACGGCGGCCCTCGCCGTGTTCCCCGCGGTGTGCGGCATCCCGGTCCGTATCCGTGTCCCCCGGGCGGTCCTTGCCCCGGGCACAGCCCCGTACGGCAGGATGTGCGGCATGCCAAGCCCCAGCGCAGAAGACACGAGCGTGCACCAGGAGCGGCCCCTCGTGCGGCCCACCGATCAGGACGAGGTCGCGGCGGCCGGCAGCGAGCTGTTCGGCGGCCGGGCGGGACGCTGGGCGCGGCTCGGCGACGGCCCGCTCACGCCCGTGCGTGTCGTCGCGCTGGTCATGATCGGGATGTTCGCCCTCGGTATGGTGCAGAAGATCCCCTGCTACGAATGGGCCTGGTTCCGCGGGGCCACCTCGCAGTACACGCACGCCTGCTACTCCGACATTCCGCACCTCTTCATGGGGCGCGGCTTCGCCGACGGTCTCGTACCGTACTTCGACCGGCTGAGCGGCGATATGCAGTACCTGGAGTACCCCGTGCTGACCGGGGTGTTCATGCAGGTGGCGTCCTGGCTGACGCTGACGCCGGACAGCGACCCCATCCAGCAGCGCGAGCAGATGTACTGGATGGTCAACGCGGGCATGCTGATGATCTGCGCGGTGGTCATCGCCGTGTGCACCGTCCGCACGCACCGCCGCCGCCCCTGGGACGGCCTCCTGGTCGCGCTGGCCCCCGCGTTCGTCCTCACCGCGACCATCAACTGGGACCTCCTGGCCGTGGCCCTGACGGCTGCGGCGATGCTCATGTGGTCACGGGGACGGGTGCTCGCGTTCGGCATCCTCATCGGCCTGGCGACCGCCGCCAAGCTCTACCCGGTCCTGCTGCTCGGCCCGCTCCTGGTGCTCTGCTGGCGGGCGGGCAGGCAGCGTGAGTTCGGGACGGCGCTGCTGGGCGCGGGAGCGGCCTGGCTGGTGGTGAATCTGCCGGTGATGATCTTCGCTCCGGAGGGATGGCGGAAGTTCTACACGTTCAGCCAGGAGCGGCCCATCGACTTCGGTTCGTTCTGGCTGATCATCACCCAGCGCACCGGCAAGCCCATCGACGTGGAGACGGTCAACACCGCGTCGGTCGTCCTGATGGTCGTGTTCTGCGCGGGCATCGCGGGCCTGGCGCTCTCCGCGGCCCGCCGGCCGCGCTTCGCCCAGCTGGCGTTCCTGGTGGTGGCCGCGTTCATTCTGACGAACAAGGTCTACTCACCGCAGTACGTGCTCTGGCTGATCCCGCTGGCCGTCCTGGCCCGGCCGCGCTGGCGCGACTTCCTCATCTGGCAGGCCTGCGAGGTCATGTACTTCCTCGGGATCTGGTTCTACCTCGCCTACACCAGTGGCGGGGACAAGCACCAGGGGCTGCCGCAGGAGGGCTACCAGGTCGCGATCGTCCTGCACCTGCTGGGCACGCTGTACCTGTGCGCGCTGATCGTCCGGGACATTCTGCGGCCGGAGAGGGACCCGGTGCGCGGGGACGGGGCGGACGACCCGTCGGGCGGTGTCCTCGACGGGGCTCCGGACGCGTTCGTGCTGGCGCCCGAGGCCCGTTCGTCCGGGAACAGGGCCCCGACGGTCACGGGACCTCAGGTGGAGTGGGGCGCGGCGCCCACCCGGGACGGCTGACCCGGGCCGGGCAGGGCCGTTCGGGGCCGCGCCCGGGCGGCTCAGCGGTCGACGAGCCGGTCGTACTGCGTGGTGGTGTGGCGCAGGTGGGCGACCAGCTCGTCACCGACCCGCGGCTCCTGGGCGTCCGAGGGCACGAACAGGATCGACACCTGCATGTGCGGCGGCTCGGCGAACCACCGCTGCTTGCCCGCCCAGACGAACGGCGACAGGTTGCGGTTGACCGTGGCCAGGCCCGCGCGGGCGACGCCCTTGGCCCGCGGCATCACGCCGTGCAGCGCCTTGGGCGCCTCCAGGCCGACCCCGTGGGACGTACCGCCGGCCACGACGACCAGCCAGCCGTCGGAGGCGGCCTTCTGCTGGCGGTAGCCGAACCGGTCGCCCTTGACGACGGGGGTGACGTCCAGGACGGCCCCCCGGTACTCGGTGGCCTCGTGGTCGCCCAGCCAGAGCCGGGTGCCGATACGGGCGCGGAAGCGGGTCTGCGGGAACTGCTGCTGGAGCCGGGCCAGCTCCTCGGCGCGCAGATGGCTGACGAACATGGTGTGCAGCGGCAGTCGGGCCGCGCGCAGCCGGTCCATCCAGCCGATGACCTCCTCGACGGCGTCGGAGCCGTCGGTGCGGTCCAGCGGCAGGTGCAGGGCGAAGCCTTCGAGCCGTACGTCCTCGATCGCCGCGTGCAGCTGGCCGAGCTCCTCCTCCTTGACGCCGTGGCGCTTCATCGAGCTCATGCACTCGATGACGACCCGGGCGCCCACCAGGGCGTGCACCCCGTCGACGGAGGAGACGGACCGGATGACGCGGTCCGGAAGCGGTACGGGTTCCTCACCACGCCGGAACGGGGTCAGGACAAGCAGGTCGCCGCTGAACCAGTCCTTGATCCGGGCCGCTTCGTAGGTCGTCCCGACGGCGAGGGTGTCGGATCCGAAGCGGATCGTCTCGTCGGCGAGGCGCTCATGGCCGAAGCCGTAACCATTGCCCTTGCAGACGGGTACGAGACCGGGGAACTGGTCGATCACGGACTTCTGGTGCGCCCGCCAGCGCGCGGTGTCGACGTAGAGGGAGAGCGCCATGGCCGGCCCGGAACCTTTCTGGTGGCTGCGGTGAATCAGGAACGAACGGTGTGTGCCGAGATGTGTGCGGCCCGGAGGGGGTGAAGCGGATCAGCGACGCGACATGTAGATGTCGAGCGCCTTGTGGAGCAGCTTGTTGAGCGGGAAGTCCCACTCGCCGACGTACTCGACGGCTTCGCCGCCGGTGCCGACCTTGAACTGGATCAGGCCGAAGAGGTGGTCGGTCTCGTCCAGCGAGTCGCTGATCCCGCGCAGGTCGTAGACGGTCGCGCCCATCGCGTAACTGTCGCGCAGCATGCGCCACTGCATCGCGTTCGACGGCCGGACCTCGCGGCCGATGTTGTCGGAGGCGCCGTAGGAGTACCAGACGTGTCCGCCGACGACGAGCATCGTGGCCGCGGAGAGGTTCACGCCGTTGTGCCGGGCGAAGTAGAGCCGCATCCGGTTGGGGTCCTCGGAGTTGAGGACGGTCCACATGCGCTGGAAGTACGAGAGCGGGCGCGGCCGGAAGTGGTCGCGCACGGCGGTGATCTCGTAGAGGCGCTGCCACTCGGCCAGGTCCTCGTAGCCGCCCTGGACGACCTCGACGCCGGCCTTGTCGGCCTTCTTGATGTTGCGGCGCCACAGCTGGTTGAAGCCCTTGAGGACGTCTTCGAGCGAGCGGTTGGCCAGCGGCACCTGGAAGACGTAGCGGGGCTGGACGTCACCGAATCCGGCGCCGCCGTCCTCGCCCTGCTGCCACCCCATCTTCCGCAGCCTGTCCGAGACCTCGAAGGCGCGCGGCTCGATGTGCGTGGCCTCGACGTCGCGCAGGCGCTTCACGTCCGGGTCCTGGATGCCGGACTTGATGGCGGCCGAGTCCCAGCGGCGGATGACCACCGGCGGGCCCATCTTCACGGAGAAGGCGCCCTGCTGCTTGAGGTGCGCGAGCATCGGCTGGAGCCAGTCGTCCAGGTTCGGCGCGTACCAGTTGATGACCGGGCCCTCGGGGAGGTACGCGAGGTAGCGCTTGATCTTGGGCAGCTGGCGGTACAGGACGAGGCCGGCGCCGACGATTTCGCCGTTCTTGTCGAACCAGCCCAGGTTCTCCGAACGCCATTCGGTCTTCACGTCAGCCCACGCCGGGACCTGGCAGTGACTGGCCGAGGGCAGGCTCTGGATGTACGCCAGATGCTGCTCTCGGCTGATGGTCCTCAGGGTCAGGCTCATGCGGGGCGCTCCTCGGCAGGTGTGTCCCCATCGGTCAGGGGCTCCGGCTCTCGCGCCGAAGCCTACTGTGACCGAGGGGTACCCGGCCTGGCCCCGGGGGCCGGGAACGCACCACGGCCCGGTGCGGGTGCCGGGGCACCCGCACCGGGCGTCCTTCGGCCGGCGCTCCGGTCAGGTGATCACGCCGCCGAAGAGGCCGCCGTGGGCCATGCCGAGGTAGAAGCCGACCGCGGAGGCCCCGATGCCCATGATCAGGCCGAACCGCTCCCAGGTGGTCTTCGAGATGTACTGGCCGTAGGCGCCGGTCAGAATCCCGACGAGACCCGCCCATGAGCTGATCAGGTGCAGATGGTGGAACATCGCCGTGACGAACGCGAGGATGCCGAGCACCCCGGTCACCACCATCAGGACGTCCTGGACGGGATGCGGTCTGCCGTCCGTCGCGAAGAGCGAACCGGTGGCACGGCGGCCGGTCGCGGACCGGGAGCCGGCGGGTCGGATGGTCTGTGCCATGGAGTACCTCCTGGCCGGACGGATGGGCGGTGGATCCGGCGCCCCGCGCACCGCGGCGGGTGTAGCGCCTCTCACACCGCATCTGTCTCGATTGTGCCCTCTGAGCTCCTGATTTCAACCGGAAGCCGGTCTACGGGTAGTCTGTACGGTCTGCACCGGTGTCTGCCCAGGCCAGCACGGCAAGCCTCTCCCCGAACCCCGTCTCCGGGATCGTTCGGGAGCGGATTGTCCGTACTGGGTGTTCTCCTCGGGAACGCCGTTGCAACACGCATCACGACCCTCCTGCCACGGAACGACCGTGGCCGCTGAGTCCAAAGGAGGTGGGTTCCACATGCGTCACTACGAGGTGATGGTCATCCTCGACCCCGATCTCGAGGAGCGAGCAGTCTCCCCGCTGATCGAGAACTTCCTCTCCGTCGTCCGTGAGGGCGACGGAAAGGTGGAGAAGGTCGACACCTGGGGCCGTCGTCGGCTCGCCTACGAGATCAAGAAGAAGCCCGAGGGCATCTACTCGGTCATCGACCTGCAGGCCGAGCCTGCGGTCGTCAAGGAGCTCGACCGCCAGATGAACCTGAACGAGTCGGTCCTCCGGACCAAGGTCCTCCGTCCCGAGATCCACTGAGCATCTAGCTCAGCGTTTTTCGGGTCCGAGTAGCAGCAAGCAGCCAGAAGCAATCCCCGCCGAGAGGTTCACCCATGGCAGGCGAGACCGTCATCACGGTCGTCGGCAATCTCGTCGACGACCCCGAGCTGCGCTTCACCCCGTCCGGTGCGGCGGTCGCGAAGTTCCGTGTCGCGTCCACTCCCCGCATCTTCGACCGGCAGACCAACGAGTGGAAGGACGGCGAAGGCCTGTTCCTCACCTGCTCGGTCTGGCGTCAGGCGGCGGAGAACGTCGCGGAGTCGCTTCAGCGAGGCATGCGCGTCGTCGTGCAGGGCCGGCTGAAGCAGCGGTCCTACGAGGACCGTGAGGGCGTCAAGCGCACGGTCTACGAGCTGGACGTCGAGGAAGTCGGCCCCAGCCTCAAGAACGCCACGGCCAAGGTCACCAAGACCACCGGTCGCGGTGGTCAGGGCGGCCAGGGTGGATACGGCGGCGGCCAGCAGGGCGGCGGCACCTGGGGCGGCGGTCCCGGTGGCGGTGGCCAGCAGGGCGGCGGCGGTGCACCCGCCGACGACCCGTGGGCGTCCGGCGCGCCGGCAGGCGGCCAGGGCGGCGGGGGGCAGCAGGGCGGCGGAGGCGGCTGGGGCGGAAGCTCCGGCGGCTCCGGCGGCGCCTCTGGCGGCGGCTACTCGGACGAGCCTCCCTTCTAGGGCTGCTCGTACCCCCACTTCTTGATCACACAGGAGAAACACCATGGCGAAGCCGCCTGTGCGCAAGCCTAAGAAGAAGGTCTGCGCGTTCTGCAAGGACAAGACCCAGTACGTGGACTACAAGGACACGAACATGCTGCGGAAGTTCATTTCCGACCGCGGCAAGATCCGTGCCCGCCGCGTCACCGGCAACTGCACGCAGCACCAGCGTGACGTCGCCACGGCTGTCAAGAACAGCCGTGAGATGGCGCTGCTGCCCTACACGTCCACCGCGCGATAAGGGAAGGGTGACAAGAGCATGAAGATCATCCTCACCCACGAGGTCTCCGGCCTCGGCACCGCCGGCGACGTCGTCGACGTCAAGGACGGGTACGCCCGTAACTACCTGGTTCCGCGTGGCTTCGCCATTCGCTGGACCAAGGGCGGCGAGAAGGACGTGGCGCAGATCCGCCGCGCCCGCAAGATCCACGAGATCGCGACGATCGAGCAGGCCAACGAGATCAAGGCCAAGCTCGAGGGCGTGAAGGTTCGTCTGGCTGTCCGCTCCGGCGACGCCGGCCGTCTCTTCGGCTCCGTGACCCCGGCCGACGTCGCTGCGGCGATCAAGGCTGCCGGTGGTCCCGACGTCGACAAGCGTCGCGTCGAGCTCGGCTCGCCGATCAAGACGCTCGGCGGACACCAGGTGTCCGTCCGTCTGCACCCCGAGGTCGCAGCGAAGCTCGGCGTCGAGGTCGTTGCTGCCTAAGCGCAGAGCTCAGCTGAGTCAGTGAAGGGCCGCACCCGTTGGGTGCGGCCCTTTCTGTCGTGGTGACGCGGATGTTTCACGTGAAACGGGCGGCCTGTTTCACGTGAAACAGGCCGCGAAGTGTACGAATCAGCGGGTGGCTCCGGTGACGATCCACCGGCCCGACCGGGCGCGCAGCCAGAGTGTGACGAGGCGGACGGTCATCATCAGTGTCATCGCCCACCAGAGCGCGGTGAGCCCGCCGCCGACGGAGGGCACCAGCAGTGCGACGGGCGCGAAGACGGCGAGCGTCACCAGCATCGCCCAGGCGAGATAGCGTCCGTCGCCGGCTCCCATCAGGACGCCGTCCAGGACGAAGACCACGCCGGCGATCGGCTGGGAGACCGCCACGACCAGGAGCGCGGGGAGCAGGGTGTCCTTCACCGAGGGGTCGCTGGTGAAGAGGGGGATGAACAGAGGCCGGGCGAGCACGATCAGTACGCCCAGCACGATGCCGCAGCCGATACCCCACTCGACCATGCGGCGGCAGGCCTCGCGCGCGCCCTTCTCGTCGCCCGCCCCCAGATAGCGGCCGATGATCGCCTGCCCGGCGATGGCGATGGCGTCGAGGGCGAAAGCGGTCAGACTCCAGAGGGAGAGGATGATCTGGTGCGCGGCGATGTCGACGTCTCCGAGCCGGGCGGCGACGGCGGTGGCGATCATCAGGACGGCCCGCAGGGACAGCGTCCGGATCAGCAGAGGTACGCCGGCGCGTGCGCTGGCCCTGATGCCGGCCGCGTCCGGGCGCAAGGAGGCGCCGTGCCTCCGGGCTCCGCGGATCACCACGACGAGATAGGTGACGGCCATACCGGCCTGGGCGATCACCGTTCCCCACGCGGATCCGGCGATGCCGAGCCCCGCACCGTAGACGAGGGTCACGTTGAGGGCGGCGTTCACCGTGAAACCGCCGATGGCGACGTACAGCGGGGTGCGGGTGTCCTGGAGGCCGCGCAGTACACCGGTGGCGGCGAGCACGACGAGCATGGCCGGGATACCGAGGATGGAGATCCTCAGGTACGTGACGGCGTATGGAGCCGCGGTGTCGGACGCGCCGAAGATGTCGACGAGCCAGGGGGCCGTCGGGACCGCGAGCGCGACGACGGCTGCTCCGAGCAGCAGGGCGAGCCAGATGCCGTCCATGCCCTGACGGATGGCGGCGGGGAGATCGCCCGCCCCCACGCGGCGGGCGACGGCGGCCGTGGTCGCGTAGGCGAGGAAGACGAAGATGCTCACGGCCATCATCAGCAGGGCTGCGGCGATGCCGAGGCCGGCCAGCTGCGGGGTGCCGAGGTGGCCGACCACGGCGCTGTCGACCATCACGAACAGGGGCTCGGCGACGAGTGCCCCGAACGCCGGGACGGCGAGGGCGATGATCTCGCGGTCATGCTGTCGGCGGCCGTTCTTCGGGGTCGCGGGGGCCTTGGTCATGGGGGCCAATCTAATCTTCCACAGGTAAGAGATGCAATCGATAAGCGACCCTTACTTTCGCCTCGGTGGGGCCCGCCCTCCCGCGCCGTTTGCAGTGATCTTGAAATGAGGGCGAAAGTTTTTCTCCCCCACAGTCAGTGGATGGAGAACATGCAGGTCAGAGTGGTTACGCCGCTGTCGCTATGAGTTTGTCCACAGTGCTGTCCCCCGGTCCGTGCACAGGTTCGGGAGGGTTCTCCACAGCATCTGGTCGGTCGTCCACATGCCCTGTGGATAACCAGATTGGCTGACGGTGCGGAGGGGCCTACCGTGGTGCGGCGCCCGCACTCCGTTCCGGCACCGGAATCCACCGAACCAGACGCGCCGGAAGTGGAGTCGGGCGACCTGTTTGTCGGTGCCGTGCCGTAAGAAAGAGTGGCACGGCTAGGTCCGCGATGCGGACGGGAGGAGGCGGCCCGGTGAGCATTCCCGAGCCTTTGGACGACCCCTGGACCGAGACCGGCCCCGGGGACCGTCTGCCCGTCTCCCGCCAGCGCCGCGGAGACCGCAAGGGGCGCGAGGACCGCCACGACCGCGGCTCGGACGAGGCCTGGGAAGGCGGCTCCCCCGGGTTCGAACGGGTGCCGCCCCAGGATCTCGACGCCGAGCAGTCCGTCCTCGGCGGCATGCTGCTGTCCAAGGACGCCATCGCGGACGTCGTGGAGATCATCAAGGGGCACGACTTCTACCGCCCCGCCCACGAGACCGTCTACACGGCGATCCTCGACCTCTACGCCAAGGGCGAGCCGGCCGACCCGATCACGGTCGCCGCCGAGCTGGTCAAGCGTGGCGAGATCACCAAGGTCGGCGGAGCACCGTATCTGCACACCCTGGTGCAGTCCGTGCCCACCGCGGCCAACGCCTCGTACTACGCGGAGATCGTCCACGAGCGGGCGGTGCTCCGGCGGCTGGTCGAGGCGGGCACGAAGATCACGCAGATGGGATACGCGGCCGACGGGGACGTCGACGAGATCGTCAACTCCGCGCAGGCCGAGATCTACGCGGTCACCGAGCAGCGCACCAGTGAGGACTATCTCCCCCTCGGCGACATCATGGAGGGCGCGCTCGACGAGATCGAGGCCATCGGCTCGCGGAGCGGCGAGATGACCGGGGTGCCGACGGGCTTCACGGACCTCGACGCCCTGACGAACGGCATGCACCCCGGCCAGATGATCGTCATCGCGGCCCGCCCCGCCATGGGCAAGTCCACACTGGCGCTGGACTTCGCCCGCGCCGCGTCGATCAAGAACAACCTGCCCAGCGTCATCTTCTCCCTCGAAATGGGGCGCAACGAGATCGCGATGCGCCTGCTGTCGGCCGAGGCACGGGTGGCCCTGCACCACATGCGGTCCGGCACCATGACGGACGAGGACTGGACGCGGCTCGCCCGCCGGATGCCCGAGGTCTCGGCCGCTCCGCTCTACATCGACGACTCCCCCAACCTGTCGATGATGGAGATCCGCGCGAAGTGCCGCCGGCTCAAGCAGCGCAACGACATCAAGCTCGTGATCATCGACTATCTGCAGCTGATGCAGGCCGGTGGATCGAAGCGGTCCGAGAGCCGTCAGCAGGAGGTCTCGGACATGTCCCGAAACCTCAAGCTGCTGGCCAAGGAGCTGGAGGTCCCGGTGATCGCGCTCTCGCAGCTGAACCGTGGTCCCGAGCAGCGCACGGACAAGAAGCCGATGGTGTCCGACCTGCGTGAGTCCGGTTCCATCGAGCAGGACGCCGACATGGTCATCCTGCTCCACCGCGAGGACGCGTACGAGAAGGAGTCACCGCGCGCGGGCGAGGCCGACATCATCGTCGGCAAGCACCGAAACGGCCCGACGGCCACCATCACCGTGGCGTTCCAGGGCCACTACTCCCGCTTCGTGGACATGGCCCAGACCTGACGGGCGCCCCTGTCGCGGGGCATCCGTCAGACGCGTTCCGGCTCTCAGCCGTGTGCCAGGGTGCGGGCGAGGAGGGGGAGCAGGCGGTCCCAGTGGCGCCGCAGCGCGGCCGGGTCGAAGGCGTCGGTGTCGGACATGGTGAAGCCGTGGACCGTGCCGGGGTAGATCTCGGACGTGTAGCCGATGCCCGCGGCGTCCAGGGGCCGGTTGAGTTCACCGAGTGCCTCGGGCGTGATGTCCGTGGCCGCGTGGCCGAAGTGGACCTCGGCGGTGAGACGGTTCAGGCTGTCGGGCCCGTCGACGGCGACAGGCGCGTGAAACGCGGCGAGTGCGGCCACCTGCCCCGGGTGGGCCGCGGCGGTGCGTGTCGCCAGGAGGCCGCCGATGCAGTAGCCGGTCACCGCGACCGGCCCGGTGCTCACCTCGGGCTGGGCCGTGAGGAATTTGAGGTACGCGTCGGCGTCCCGCAGGACGCGTTCGGCCGTGTGCGCCTCGATCAAGGGCATCAGCCGGCCGACGAGCGCGGCCCGGTCCTCTCCCGCGATGTGCTCGGGAAGGTCGATGAGCGGTGTCGGCCCGTTCCTGTAGAAGAAGTTGGGGACGAGCACGTAGTACCCGTGCCCGGCCAGTTCGCGGGCCATCTCTCGCAGTACGGGCCGGATGCCGAAGGCGTCCGCGTACATCAGCACCCCTGGATGCCGCTCGCCGTCGTCGGGGAAGGCGGCGAAGGCGTCCGCCGAGCCGTCCGTGGTGGGGATCTGCAGGGTCTTGGTGGGAATGGTGGATCGTCCTCGCTGTGGGAGTTCGCCGAGCAGGCGTCGGTGGCACCCACGCTTTCAGCGCGGGCGGACGCGCGCAAGGGGGCTGTGCCGCAGTGTGCTCGGTCGTGCCCGCCTCGCGGGACCTCGGCTTCGGCGGCCCGGGGCGTCATCTGCCGGCCCCGCACGGGCACTTCGGCGAGGCGCGGGGGTCCCTCCGTACGTGGTGAGCGTGCCGGGCGGTAGCACTAGGCGGTGGGGATGATCCGGCTGACGACCGCCTCGACCAGGTGGTCGAGGCCGTCGTCACCGAGCATGTCCGGGAGCGTGAAGTGCTCCAGGAGCACACCGGTCATGGCCAGGTAGAGGACCAGAAAGGCGTCGGGGTCGCCCGGGAGGCCTCGGTCGCGGTGGAAGGAGAGGCTTTCGTCGAAGCCGGCGCGCACGGTTCGGGTCAGCTGGGTGCGCAGGTCGGGCCGGCGGGTCGCCTCCAGGCGCAGTTCCAGCATGGCCAGGTAGCCGGTCCGGTCGTCGGTCATCCGCCGGATCAGCCAGTGCATCAGCTCGGCGACCAGCTTCCGGGAGGG is a window from the Streptomyces sp. MMBL 11-1 genome containing:
- the rpsF gene encoding 30S ribosomal protein S6; protein product: MRHYEVMVILDPDLEERAVSPLIENFLSVVREGDGKVEKVDTWGRRRLAYEIKKKPEGIYSVIDLQAEPAVVKELDRQMNLNESVLRTKVLRPEIH
- a CDS encoding lipid II:glycine glycyltransferase FemX, producing MSLTLRTISREQHLAYIQSLPSASHCQVPAWADVKTEWRSENLGWFDKNGEIVGAGLVLYRQLPKIKRYLAYLPEGPVINWYAPNLDDWLQPMLAHLKQQGAFSVKMGPPVVIRRWDSAAIKSGIQDPDVKRLRDVEATHIEPRAFEVSDRLRKMGWQQGEDGGAGFGDVQPRYVFQVPLANRSLEDVLKGFNQLWRRNIKKADKAGVEVVQGGYEDLAEWQRLYEITAVRDHFRPRPLSYFQRMWTVLNSEDPNRMRLYFARHNGVNLSAATMLVVGGHVWYSYGASDNIGREVRPSNAMQWRMLRDSYAMGATVYDLRGISDSLDETDHLFGLIQFKVGTGGEAVEYVGEWDFPLNKLLHKALDIYMSRR
- the dnaB gene encoding replicative DNA helicase: MSIPEPLDDPWTETGPGDRLPVSRQRRGDRKGREDRHDRGSDEAWEGGSPGFERVPPQDLDAEQSVLGGMLLSKDAIADVVEIIKGHDFYRPAHETVYTAILDLYAKGEPADPITVAAELVKRGEITKVGGAPYLHTLVQSVPTAANASYYAEIVHERAVLRRLVEAGTKITQMGYAADGDVDEIVNSAQAEIYAVTEQRTSEDYLPLGDIMEGALDEIEAIGSRSGEMTGVPTGFTDLDALTNGMHPGQMIVIAARPAMGKSTLALDFARAASIKNNLPSVIFSLEMGRNEIAMRLLSAEARVALHHMRSGTMTDEDWTRLARRMPEVSAAPLYIDDSPNLSMMEIRAKCRRLKQRNDIKLVIIDYLQLMQAGGSKRSESRQQEVSDMSRNLKLLAKELEVPVIALSQLNRGPEQRTDKKPMVSDLRESGSIEQDADMVILLHREDAYEKESPRAGEADIIVGKHRNGPTATITVAFQGHYSRFVDMAQT
- a CDS encoding alanine racemase, with product MALSLYVDTARWRAHQKSVIDQFPGLVPVCKGNGYGFGHERLADETIRFGSDTLAVGTTYEAARIKDWFSGDLLVLTPFRRGEEPVPLPDRVIRSVSSVDGVHALVGARVVIECMSSMKRHGVKEEELGQLHAAIEDVRLEGFALHLPLDRTDGSDAVEEVIGWMDRLRAARLPLHTMFVSHLRAEELARLQQQFPQTRFRARIGTRLWLGDHEATEYRGAVLDVTPVVKGDRFGYRQQKAASDGWLVVVAGGTSHGVGLEAPKALHGVMPRAKGVARAGLATVNRNLSPFVWAGKQRWFAEPPHMQVSILFVPSDAQEPRVGDELVAHLRHTTTQYDRLVDR
- the rplI gene encoding 50S ribosomal protein L9, producing the protein MKIILTHEVSGLGTAGDVVDVKDGYARNYLVPRGFAIRWTKGGEKDVAQIRRARKIHEIATIEQANEIKAKLEGVKVRLAVRSGDAGRLFGSVTPADVAAAIKAAGGPDVDKRRVELGSPIKTLGGHQVSVRLHPEVAAKLGVEVVAA
- a CDS encoding dienelactone hydrolase family protein; the encoded protein is MPTKTLQIPTTDGSADAFAAFPDDGERHPGVLMYADAFGIRPVLREMARELAGHGYYVLVPNFFYRNGPTPLIDLPEHIAGEDRAALVGRLMPLIEAHTAERVLRDADAYLKFLTAQPEVSTGPVAVTGYCIGGLLATRTAAAHPGQVAALAAFHAPVAVDGPDSLNRLTAEVHFGHAATDITPEALGELNRPLDAAGIGYTSEIYPGTVHGFTMSDTDAFDPAALRRHWDRLLPLLARTLAHG
- a CDS encoding MATE family efflux transporter, which translates into the protein MTKAPATPKNGRRQHDREIIALAVPAFGALVAEPLFVMVDSAVVGHLGTPQLAGLGIAAALLMMAVSIFVFLAYATTAAVARRVGAGDLPAAIRQGMDGIWLALLLGAAVVALAVPTAPWLVDIFGASDTAAPYAVTYLRISILGIPAMLVVLAATGVLRGLQDTRTPLYVAIGGFTVNAALNVTLVYGAGLGIAGSAWGTVIAQAGMAVTYLVVVIRGARRHGASLRPDAAGIRASARAGVPLLIRTLSLRAVLMIATAVAARLGDVDIAAHQIILSLWSLTAFALDAIAIAGQAIIGRYLGAGDEKGAREACRRMVEWGIGCGIVLGVLIVLARPLFIPLFTSDPSVKDTLLPALLVVAVSQPIAGVVFVLDGVLMGAGDGRYLAWAMLVTLAVFAPVALLVPSVGGGLTALWWAMTLMMTVRLVTLWLRARSGRWIVTGATR
- a CDS encoding glycosyltransferase family 87 protein; its protein translation is MCGMPSPSAEDTSVHQERPLVRPTDQDEVAAAGSELFGGRAGRWARLGDGPLTPVRVVALVMIGMFALGMVQKIPCYEWAWFRGATSQYTHACYSDIPHLFMGRGFADGLVPYFDRLSGDMQYLEYPVLTGVFMQVASWLTLTPDSDPIQQREQMYWMVNAGMLMICAVVIAVCTVRTHRRRPWDGLLVALAPAFVLTATINWDLLAVALTAAAMLMWSRGRVLAFGILIGLATAAKLYPVLLLGPLLVLCWRAGRQREFGTALLGAGAAWLVVNLPVMIFAPEGWRKFYTFSQERPIDFGSFWLIITQRTGKPIDVETVNTASVVLMVVFCAGIAGLALSAARRPRFAQLAFLVVAAFILTNKVYSPQYVLWLIPLAVLARPRWRDFLIWQACEVMYFLGIWFYLAYTSGGDKHQGLPQEGYQVAIVLHLLGTLYLCALIVRDILRPERDPVRGDGADDPSGGVLDGAPDAFVLAPEARSSGNRAPTVTGPQVEWGAAPTRDG
- a CDS encoding single-stranded DNA-binding protein; amino-acid sequence: MAGETVITVVGNLVDDPELRFTPSGAAVAKFRVASTPRIFDRQTNEWKDGEGLFLTCSVWRQAAENVAESLQRGMRVVVQGRLKQRSYEDREGVKRTVYELDVEEVGPSLKNATAKVTKTTGRGGQGGQGGYGGGQQGGGTWGGGPGGGGQQGGGGAPADDPWASGAPAGGQGGGGQQGGGGGWGGSSGGSGGASGGGYSDEPPF
- the rpsR gene encoding 30S ribosomal protein S18; its protein translation is MAKPPVRKPKKKVCAFCKDKTQYVDYKDTNMLRKFISDRGKIRARRVTGNCTQHQRDVATAVKNSREMALLPYTSTAR